DNA from Deltaproteobacteria bacterium:
CTCGGCTGCTGGCCGCGTGCCACATCTCCGCCGGCAATGTCGTAGAGGCGGAACGCGTGCTCGGCGAGGTGGTGCGCGCTGCGCGCGCGCTGGCGAATCCCCCGCAGCTCTGGCACGCGCTGCTCGCTCAGGGCCGTGCGTTGCACAGCCTGGGCCGCCACGATGACGCCGCGGCCGTGTGGCGCGAAGCGCTCACGTTGGTGGCGGCCGTCGAGCAAACCCTGCCGGCGGAATTACAAACGACGCTGCGCGGCTCAGCGTTGGTAACGACGCTGGGAGAGCTGACGTTGTGAATCGCCGGCACCTTGGTTGAAGTCCTGCCCCTTCATCAGAGAGTCCGTGCTATCCGTTGAATCCGTTGTAAACCTGTACTTCCACGAACATGGCCACGCACCTTCCTGACCATTTGCCGATTGTCGCGCACCGCATGGCCCGCGGCGACTATCGCTCGTGCTACGACGAGCGCGAGATTACCTCGGCCGTTGATCTGTGCGACGAACGCGGCCGGCTGAATCCTGCCGCCATCGGTTGGTCGCGTCAGCCGCTGGTGCGCGCGAATCTCAATGGCCACTGGCCACGCAAGAAGCGGTGGAATTTTTGGAATTGGATCAGTCCGCGCTTCGTGTTCTCAGTCACACTCGCCGACATCGACTACGCCGCCTTCTGCCAGGTGACGTTCACCGACTTCGAAACCAAGCAATCACTCGCCGGCACGGCGCTCGCCCGACCGCACTCGTTCCCGATGCCCGAACACGTCGACCGCGCGATCACGTTTCGCGGCGGTGGGATGGAATATGCGAACGGTCCCACGGATGGCGGCCTCAAGGTCGACTTCACCGGCCAGGCGAAGTCGGGCGAGTCAATCGTGGCCGACTTCGTTGTGCACCGACCCGCGGGGCATGAGACGCTCAACATCGTCGTGCCGTGGAGTGCGACGCGCTTTCAGCTCAACTCGAAGTCGAACACGATGCCATGTGAGGGAATCGTCACCGTTGCGGGGCGCCGCTACGTCATGGATCCCGCCGAATGCCATGCCGTGCAGGACTTCGGCCGCGGGGTGTGGCCATACCGCTCGTTTTGGAACTGGGGCGTATCCACCGGCGTGCAGGACGGCATCCGCATCGGTGTAAACGTCGGTGCGAAGTGGACCACCGGCACCGGCGACAACGAGAACGGCCTGTGCATCAACGGCCGGCTCTACAAGATTATGGAGGACCTGCACTGGCAGTATGACCGGCGCGATTGGAAGCAGCCGTGGCGCGTGCGCGCCGAACACACCAGGATGGTCGATCTAACGCTGCAGCCGATCGTCGCCCACCAGCCCATGCTGAACGTCGGCGTGCTGCGTTCCGGCGGAGTGTGCGCGTTCGGTCGCTGGCAGGGCACGATTCGTTTCGATGGCAACGAGGTGCGTGTCCGCGATCTGATCGGCTGGGCGGAGGAGTTCGAGCATCGTTGGTGATCGCGGGTAGTCGCGTCGGCCCACGCTTCCGCCCGCGTGGGGTTTTGGCGTAGAGTGCCGCCGCCATGGAACCCGAGATTCGCTACGTCCGCAGCGCCGATGGGACCAGCATCGCCACGTGGAAGTTCGGAGCCGGATCGCCGCTGGTCGTGCCGATGCTGCCGCTGGCGCCCCTGCAATTGCACTGGTGCATTCCGGAAGTACGGCGCGGGTTCGAGCTGCTCGCGCAGCAACGCACGGTGGT
Protein-coding regions in this window:
- a CDS encoding DUF2804 domain-containing protein, giving the protein MARGDYRSCYDEREITSAVDLCDERGRLNPAAIGWSRQPLVRANLNGHWPRKKRWNFWNWISPRFVFSVTLADIDYAAFCQVTFTDFETKQSLAGTALARPHSFPMPEHVDRAITFRGGGMEYANGPTDGGLKVDFTGQAKSGESIVADFVVHRPAGHETLNIVVPWSATRFQLNSKSNTMPCEGIVTVAGRRYVMDPAECHAVQDFGRGVWPYRSFWNWGVSTGVQDGIRIGVNVGAKWTTGTGDNENGLCINGRLYKIMEDLHWQYDRRDWKQPWRVRAEHTRMVDLTLQPIVAHQPMLNVGVLRSGGVCAFGRWQGTIRFDGNEVRVRDLIGWAEEFEHRW